The Hyperthermus butylicus DSM 5456 genome includes a region encoding these proteins:
- the prf1 gene encoding peptide chain release factor aRF-1, with translation MQQASQLMVDKRTLKQIIRELKRWKAPATVLLTLYIPPGRPISDVVSLLRTEYSITDNIKLKRTRDAVQRALAAAMDRLTRIQKVPPNGLAVFCGEDMETKDFICFVFSPPEPVPVFFYRTDKWFHTEFLEEMIEQEETYGLVIIERDQATIGLLKGTRIQVLEELEGYVPGKHHKGGQSQRRFDRQIEQFVKGFYREVAEAMNKHFLPLIEKGVLRAIILGGPGYAKQDFLEEARDFLDYRVRQKIASKTVDVAYQGEAGLRELVIKAADIIEQNKYAELAKAVEEFKLHLAKDDGLAVYGDKMVKTALEMGALKYIIVDEERPDADTLAEEAKKYGTKVYFLSGDLPEAEWIRKTFKGLVGVLHFRIM, from the coding sequence ATGCAGCAAGCTAGCCAGCTAATGGTTGACAAGAGAACACTGAAACAGATTATTAGAGAGCTTAAGCGCTGGAAGGCGCCGGCAACGGTACTGCTAACACTCTACATACCACCAGGCAGGCCCATAAGCGACGTTGTCAGCCTGCTTAGAACCGAGTACTCGATAACCGACAATATTAAGCTCAAGAGGACCCGCGACGCTGTACAGAGGGCACTAGCAGCCGCCATGGATAGGCTTACGAGGATACAGAAGGTGCCGCCTAACGGCTTAGCAGTCTTCTGCGGAGAGGACATGGAGACTAAGGACTTCATATGCTTCGTCTTCTCGCCGCCAGAACCGGTGCCAGTCTTCTTCTACCGTACCGACAAGTGGTTCCATACAGAATTCCTCGAGGAAATGATAGAACAAGAGGAGACCTACGGCCTCGTAATAATCGAGCGCGACCAGGCCACTATAGGCCTGCTTAAGGGTACACGTATACAAGTTCTAGAGGAACTTGAGGGCTACGTGCCAGGCAAGCACCATAAGGGCGGTCAGAGCCAGAGGCGTTTCGATAGGCAGATCGAGCAATTCGTAAAGGGCTTCTACCGCGAGGTAGCCGAAGCAATGAACAAACACTTCCTGCCACTCATAGAGAAGGGTGTCCTCAGAGCGATAATACTCGGTGGCCCCGGCTACGCCAAGCAAGACTTCCTCGAGGAAGCAAGGGACTTCCTGGACTACCGTGTACGCCAAAAGATAGCAAGCAAGACCGTCGATGTAGCCTATCAGGGCGAGGCTGGGCTGAGAGAGCTAGTCATAAAGGCTGCCGACATAATTGAGCAGAACAAGTACGCAGAACTCGCTAAGGCTGTTGAGGAGTTTAAGCTCCACCTAGCAAAGGATGACGGGCTAGCAGTATATGGCGACAAGATGGTAAAAACAGCCCTCGAAATGGGTGCTCTGAAATACATTATAGTCGACGAGGAGAGGCCTGATGCAGATACACTGGCGGAGGAGGCTAAGAAGTATGGCACCAAGGTTTACTTCTTGAGCGGAGACCTACCTGAGGCGGAGTGGATACGCAAGACGTTCAAGGGGCTTGTTGGCGTGCTACACTTCAGGATAATGTAA
- a CDS encoding IMP dehydrogenase: MAAAISPFDLERAKMLDRYVDALVMDVAHFHNVNAMRAAARIAKETTADIVIGNVGNYQAVMDAASIVERIDGVRAGVGGESICTTPQMTGGILANAMGYSICQGCS; the protein is encoded by the coding sequence GTGGCCGCTGCAATATCACCCTTCGACCTAGAGCGTGCAAAGATGCTAGACCGCTACGTTGATGCACTAGTGATGGACGTAGCACACTTCCACAATGTTAACGCGATGAGAGCCGCTGCAAGGATCGCTAAGGAGACTACTGCTGACATAGTGATAGGAAATGTTGGTAACTACCAAGCAGTCATGGATGCAGCATCAATAGTCGAGAGGATTGACGGCGTTAGAGCTGGTGTAGGCGGAGAATCAATATGTACGACGCCACAGATGACAGGGGGCATACTCGCCAACGCTATGGGCTACAGCATCTGCCAGGGATGCAGTTGA
- a CDS encoding IMP dehydrogenase, whose product MLYLEPGRAEVEPHQVKTDTRFSRNVRLKIPLASSPMDIVTEREMAIDMALHGGIGVVHRNLPIARQVEDVRAVKEYPAALPLRPLYASQGEPCTRILEVMRKEGVRQLPIIDAAGKASWLRLLSHCL is encoded by the coding sequence ATGCTATACCTTGAGCCTGGGAGAGCGGAGGTTGAGCCCCACCAAGTGAAGACTGACACGAGGTTTAGCAGGAATGTCCGACTGAAAATCCCTCTAGCATCATCGCCCATGGATATCGTGACTGAAAGAGAAATGGCTATAGACATGGCGCTTCACGGCGGCATAGGTGTTGTGCACCGCAACCTACCCATAGCCAGACAAGTCGAGGATGTTAGAGCTGTCAAGGAGTATCCCGCCGCGCTACCCCTCAGACCGCTCTACGCTAGCCAAGGCGAGCCTTGTACCCGCATACTCGAGGTTATGCGGAAAGAGGGGGTTAGGCAGCTACCGATCATAGATGCCGCTGGCAAGGCTAGCTGGCTACGCCTACTATCACATTGTCTCTGA